GCCTTCCGCCCTCCCTGGTGGGCTCGCCGCTCGCGGCCTTCTTGATCCTCGCGGAGGCCGCGTCCGCGGTCCTGCTGCTCTTGAACGTGGCCGCGGGCTATGCGCTGGCGCTGGCGCTCCTGGGGAGCTTCACGCTGGGCATCGCATGGGTGCTGCGCCGGGGCGGCAAGGTGGCCTGCCGGTGCTTTGGCGCCAGCAATACCCCCGTGGGCGCGGCGCACCTGGTGCGCAATGTCCTGCTGCTGGCCGTCACCGCCGTGGGTGCCGTGAGCCACGCGGCGTCGGGCGCGCCCGTGACGGTGGCGATG
The sequence above is drawn from the Corallococcus sp. NCRR genome and encodes:
- a CDS encoding MauE/DoxX family redox-associated membrane protein, producing MLSLVFVVAAFGKARGRKPFEDFIQTLGNFGLPPSLVGSPLAAFLILAEAASAVLLLLNVAAGYALALALLGSFTLGIAWVLRRGGKVACRCFGASNTPVGAAHLVRNVLLLAVTAVGAVSHAASGAPVTVAMGAIAGTAGVLAGIFVTRWDDLVFLLRGPAPIAASSRARRS